The following proteins are co-located in the Methanobacterium formicicum DSM 3637 genome:
- the cobI gene encoding precorrin-2 C(20)-methyltransferase: protein MNINKGKLIGIGVGPGDPELLTVKAVKTLESVPIICSPKSSRDKPSVALSIVQGILDGRGDEYETIEPLFPMIEDKKALKSYWNGAAQLITQKLDEGLDVSFITLGDPSIYSTFSYVAQIIGNQGYSVEMIPGITSFTGCAASAGITLGEKDEIILVVPKVDERLEELLKHADTAVVMKTSRHSLMLEDLVRNDPRDKTVVSVQNCGMDDEEVFEGFAKKGKYLSTTIVKFNDNGGDE, encoded by the coding sequence ATGAATATAAATAAAGGCAAACTCATTGGTATTGGAGTGGGTCCCGGGGACCCGGAACTCCTCACAGTAAAGGCAGTAAAGACTCTGGAAAGCGTTCCAATAATTTGCTCACCTAAATCATCCCGGGATAAACCTAGTGTGGCACTTTCCATAGTTCAGGGAATTCTAGATGGTCGTGGTGATGAATACGAAACAATTGAACCATTATTCCCTATGATTGAGGATAAAAAAGCCCTTAAAAGCTACTGGAATGGTGCTGCACAGTTGATTACTCAGAAATTAGATGAAGGACTGGATGTTTCATTCATCACCCTGGGAGACCCTTCAATCTACAGCACATTCTCCTATGTTGCCCAGATAATTGGAAACCAGGGCTATTCTGTGGAGATGATACCGGGAATAACCTCATTTACAGGTTGTGCTGCCAGTGCAGGTATTACACTGGGTGAAAAGGATGAAATAATCCTGGTGGTACCCAAGGTTGATGAACGGCTGGAAGAGCTATTAAAACACGCCGATACTGCAGTGGTTATGAAAACATCACGCCACTCCCTGATGCTGGAAGACCTTGTTCGTAATGATCCAAGGGATAAAACAGTCGTCTCGGTCCAAAACTGTGGAATGGACGATGAAGAAGTATTTGAAGGTTTTGCAAAGAAGGGAAAGTACCTCTCCACAACCATAGTTAAATTCAATGACAATGGGGGCGATGAATAA
- a CDS encoding nucleotidyltransferase family protein: MMFLDFLKKNENEIKERCSVAKIGVFGSYVRGEETTSSDIDILVEFDKPTLHNFMGLVFYLEELFDKEVHLVTNNALSPYMRPTVENEVVWCE, from the coding sequence ATGATGTTTCTGGATTTTCTCAAAAAAAACGAGAATGAAATAAAAGAAAGATGCAGTGTTGCTAAAATAGGAGTTTTTGGTTCCTACGTCAGAGGGGAAGAAACAACTTCCAGTGACATTGATATTCTGGTGGAGTTTGATAAACCCACACTCCATAATTTCATGGGACTGGTCTTCTATCTAGAAGAACTTTTTGACAAGGAAGTTCATTTGGTTACTAATAATGCATTAAGCCCTTATATGCGTCCTACTGTGGAAAATGAGGTGGTCTGGTGTGAATAA
- a CDS encoding right-handed parallel beta-helix repeat-containing protein yields MKKVITLIMLISVVFLLGIGCVSATSNFTSSDIASASVDVKNQIETNNALPSSVVVNGQTVNTAQYLHLAVQATDHINSNNSSPIYLESDTAPSYQEEELNTGSMSKADYVDFAQRIDGYMDGNHQAPPYGYAGPGKISYSSQVYLFSRVLTIYNCSGTLPTQITMKSWSTSNIPITESQSFNFTPTQIVSAANVLNAKIESTKNVPSTVTVAGVNINTAQFLHLAVQATNQIKNNNNTRIVLSSDSIPGSQEEQLNSGSMSKADYIDFALRVDDYMDNNHQAPPYGYLGLGQIGYSSEVYLFSRILSVYHTYGYLPAYIRVKPWSAANIPIVFNSTTFTPAQIVAASVQLKNSIEYNKTMPNTVTIGSVTVNMAQYLQLAVLATNQINNNDTTPIPLLDDTAPSSQQESLVSSILTKSGYIDFAQRINTYIISNNNQAPSYGLIGSGTMSYNNMIYTFSKILDTYNSFHILPESVDVQPWTYVLNPVYNNRTNERFNTIQAAINAINTLNGDTLLVGGGSYTENVVVDKQINLISAYGKEVTVQPMDSSLPVFMIFYSNSTIQGFTIKGSTSYGILLSEANDCNVTGNSITNSYDGICVYNSNNTRITGNNVTNSTFNGIYLENSSNNLIFQNNVTNNGYNGIYMCHSNNNTISENNAIHNNFKGYYIDNSNYLSIIRNNLQNNKIGIYINNATSIILSENNIINNGICETTGGGIIIFDSNTIIISNNNATNNTGYSILILNSNNNTISGNNVTINTSGIGLQNTNNNTLFMNNVAENTLDGIVLLYSSNNKISENTIKNNLDTGIYLGNSDNTEITENTITNNHKGITLYFSPATVNFNRIAENDLVGLFNQYSNFVNATNNWWGTNTPTASSSNSSDIYILGGNIVYSPWIVFDINSIRVSDGISNITADLTYNNEGTDTLSLGHVPDEIIINFTTDFGIIQQTGLTVNGKAISQLSYNVPHNTVNVTATLDNQAISKTVNLFKVYNTVTQEGFTTIQAAINDSSTSNGDIIEVANGIYNENILLNKSLTLNAANGSSPIINGSITINSGGSNSLIQGFTVKGIYINSSNNNTISDNIISNQTGVSIYNSNYNKILNNTISQNTGNGISVQLGYNNIISGNKITYNTDGISINRSYNNTVYSNTISNNTGCGINIFDYSGYVNYINFNKIVSNGLYGLYIEEGLINATHNWWGTNNLTESLSGPSDVAIEYGTVYYDPYLVLNVTANPMATDNNSTITADFTHDNNGNDTCPQGHIPDGIPVNFTTNLGTITSPAYTKNGKAILTFKTGTTTSGIANITTTVDRQSIQLNITVDTIAPTLNATLDSGLYTTTQYVNLTAGDNLDLHPIIYYTTNGSTPTVSSTIYAAPIAITTTTTLKFMAVDFTGNQSPVGTLYYIFASVGNLNTGIGYSSIQNAINDNLTLDGHVIIVGNGTYTENILVNKNLTLIPYDGNVTIQAANLNNPVITINSGGSESVISGFILTGATGTSSSGIYLNQASNCTIAGNTLTNNYYGLLLISSHDNMIWDNILTGNLMDAIRLNSSNNNTIYSNTIQNNNGTGIYLANSLYTLIMANTFQNNLMNGIELTSSNNSTVYENTITGNHQSGIKATSSSADINFNIIVGNTAYGLYNLGNGTVNATNNWWGTNNLTVSSTSPSNIYIAGGAVTYDPWLVIGLTGSTITVTHNGTSDSEITADLTQNNQGDDTSGSGTIPDGLPVNFTTTLGTINSTATVRSGKAKVTLTSSPADGATTVNATLGSFTVSKLFHKSFSNIQDAVSDSLTVDGDVILVTNGTYLENVVISKNLTIVSEGNVTVQSSNPSSPVFTVNNCINVMIYGFNMTGATQSSAIYLNNANNCYIIDNTITNVGLNSTGEFGYGIFMNSTTNCTVSGNVLQNNLGGIDLEYSNNTLLSGNNVTGSTCHGIYLLSSDNTTVSENNLTNNDLCGISIEYSNSFVITGNDFEDNTCPGVYLYYSSGEFHFNRILGNGQYGIYSRGGTVNATNNWWGTNYPNTYGSLYRDIYVSSGTLYYDPWLVLTVTPTSYKVSEGKVYEATITADLNHNSDGEEVSTVVYTPDGIPVTFTSDNNSTITNTSYTEDGKASVTLILDSSLQSGLTNVNATLDVGHASTSVDRIAKVTITIVSSAIDLSTNQTLYLTYEVPLNESVSWVSVLYKSTSNDFGTFQNEVDLIVNGEVVQNTTVTNLNYFNNKDVVSEKVWYNVNFLNWLFSESEESEMALDSIVYRNPVLQNLTGKALEAGLLTIIQQNNGFTDSEMQLIQYRKYFTDYLITYINYPGDAVKKFSFEDPDSGEVVGINLPGNPIFRESTMIYANGGYFHVDDRNDPTSRVYKNEGYEGVRSFAIVTTKVTDEMLQYWLDEKDRTNANGTLLYPEGPMKAAYGTFLESLLVIKCHDIVADAAANKYNVTWSRTTPIVVSVCDDAYETYITGEMDHRMGMDVVGDAENVKAFRYACSSSFSAIEYWVGSALFPSDNPASNLLGSVTLGLGYKMFNGEPLEIFESNGYTIIRAVGDNQRILIIDPATGLVRDAGSIDLNDTISGTRCYGDQQTEWANDYGNAILDNEPAIKRAAETGEDLVTDWGQDDMGDTVLGLASSVAISVGVAMLVCSGPPGWLALAVIGLGVAGSYFASDLDEGWTTSRWINFGLNVGPSLIPFIGAEGGVAGRLGISYVTKTGAKKMVTTISGNSESYVITNMPKWGGGTFTGGYMSTVEYVKYGTTKRVIRTAFGDTEQEAAKNALKYTVLPSRVAVIVNNYSPEMDYYGSVTYDNISDYFATV; encoded by the coding sequence TTTAAATGCAAAAATTGAATCTACTAAAAATGTACCAAGCACGGTAACTGTTGCAGGAGTTAATATCAACACTGCACAGTTTTTACATCTGGCGGTTCAGGCCACAAATCAGATAAAAAATAACAATAATACTCGAATAGTTTTGTCAAGTGATAGTATACCCGGGTCACAAGAGGAACAGTTGAATAGTGGCAGTATGAGTAAAGCGGATTATATTGATTTTGCTCTCCGTGTTGATGATTATATGGATAACAATCATCAAGCACCACCCTATGGTTATCTTGGATTAGGTCAAATTGGATATTCGTCTGAAGTTTATTTATTTAGTCGAATTTTGAGTGTTTATCATACTTATGGATATCTGCCTGCGTATATTAGAGTTAAGCCCTGGAGTGCAGCAAATATTCCTATTGTCTTTAATTCAACCACTTTTACTCCTGCACAGATTGTAGCAGCTTCAGTTCAACTAAAAAACAGCATAGAGTATAATAAAACCATGCCCAATACTGTTACAATTGGTTCAGTGACAGTTAATATGGCACAATATTTGCAATTAGCAGTTTTGGCAACGAATCAGATTAACAACAATGATACCACTCCAATACCGCTCCTCGATGATACTGCACCTTCTTCTCAGCAAGAATCTCTGGTTTCAAGTATTTTAACTAAATCTGGTTATATTGATTTTGCGCAGCGTATTAACACATATATTATTAGCAATAATAATCAGGCACCATCCTATGGGCTTATTGGATCCGGAACAATGAGTTACAATAATATGATCTATACTTTCAGTAAAATCTTGGATACCTATAATTCTTTTCACATACTCCCTGAAAGTGTTGATGTGCAACCATGGACTTATGTTTTAAATCCAGTGTATAATAATAGGACAAATGAAAGATTTAACACTATTCAAGCAGCAATTAATGCTATAAATACCCTAAACGGTGACACACTACTCGTAGGAGGAGGATCCTATACTGAAAATGTGGTTGTAGATAAACAAATTAATTTAATCTCAGCTTATGGAAAAGAAGTTACAGTTCAACCTATGGATTCCTCATTGCCAGTTTTCATGATTTTTTATAGTAACTCAACAATTCAAGGATTTACCATAAAAGGATCTACTAGTTACGGAATCTTATTATCTGAAGCCAATGATTGTAATGTAACTGGAAATTCCATAACAAATAGTTACGATGGTATTTGCGTCTATAACTCAAATAATACAAGGATAACTGGAAACAATGTGACGAACAGTACGTTTAATGGAATTTATCTTGAAAATTCAAGTAACAATTTAATATTTCAAAACAATGTTACAAACAATGGGTACAATGGAATTTATATGTGCCATTCTAATAACAACACTATATCGGAGAATAATGCAATACACAACAATTTTAAGGGATACTACATTGATAATTCAAATTACCTGAGCATAATTAGAAATAATCTACAAAACAATAAGATAGGTATTTACATTAATAATGCAACCAGCATCATACTATCTGAAAATAATATAATAAATAATGGTATTTGTGAAACTACCGGTGGGGGAATTATTATCTTTGATTCAAACACCATCATCATATCTAACAATAATGCCACAAACAACACAGGATATAGTATTCTTATCCTCAATTCAAATAACAACACAATATCAGGGAATAATGTAACAATCAATACATCAGGTATTGGTCTTCAAAATACAAATAATAATACTCTCTTTATGAATAATGTGGCAGAAAATACTCTAGATGGAATTGTCCTTCTTTATTCAAGTAATAACAAAATCTCTGAAAATACAATAAAAAACAATCTTGACACCGGAATTTATCTTGGTAATTCAGATAACACCGAAATTACTGAAAATACAATAACAAACAATCATAAAGGTATTACTCTTTATTTTTCACCAGCCACAGTTAATTTCAACAGAATAGCCGAAAACGACCTAGTCGGACTTTTTAATCAGTATAGTAATTTTGTAAACGCAACTAACAACTGGTGGGGAACTAACACTCCCACTGCATCATCCAGCAATTCCAGTGACATTTACATTTTAGGTGGAAATATTGTTTACAGCCCTTGGATCGTGTTTGATATTAATTCAATTAGAGTTTCAGATGGTATATCCAATATAACGGCAGATTTAACCTACAATAACGAAGGAACTGATACATTATCTCTAGGGCATGTTCCCGATGAAATTATTATAAACTTTACCACTGATTTTGGAATTATTCAGCAAACTGGACTCACAGTTAATGGAAAAGCAATATCTCAACTTAGTTATAATGTACCACATAACACAGTCAACGTTACAGCTACTTTAGATAACCAGGCAATCTCAAAAACAGTTAATCTATTCAAAGTATATAATACTGTAACTCAAGAAGGATTTACAACCATACAAGCCGCTATTAATGATTCTTCAACATCTAATGGTGACATTATCGAAGTTGCAAATGGAATATATAATGAAAACATACTCCTCAATAAAAGTTTAACTCTTAACGCTGCAAATGGTAGCAGTCCCATAATCAACGGGTCAATTACAATTAATTCAGGTGGAAGTAACTCCCTTATCCAGGGATTTACAGTAAAAGGAATCTATATCAACAGTTCCAATAACAACACCATTTCAGATAACATCATATCCAACCAAACCGGAGTTTCTATCTACAATTCTAATTATAATAAGATTTTAAACAACACCATATCACAAAACACTGGAAACGGCATATCAGTCCAATTGGGATACAATAATATTATTTCAGGTAATAAAATAACATATAACACTGATGGAATCAGTATAAATCGCTCTTACAATAATACAGTTTATAGTAACACTATATCTAACAACACGGGTTGTGGAATTAATATATTTGATTATTCTGGATATGTTAACTACATCAATTTTAATAAAATTGTTAGTAACGGGTTATACGGACTTTATATCGAAGAAGGGTTAATAAATGCAACCCACAACTGGTGGGGCACCAACAATCTAACTGAATCTTTAAGTGGGCCCAGTGATGTTGCGATAGAATATGGAACAGTATATTATGACCCGTATCTTGTTTTAAATGTAACAGCCAATCCCATGGCAACAGACAATAATTCCACTATAACCGCAGATTTCACTCATGATAACAATGGAAATGATACATGTCCACAGGGACATATCCCCGATGGTATTCCGGTAAATTTCACCACCAATTTAGGCACAATTACCAGTCCAGCATACACAAAGAATGGAAAAGCCATTTTAACATTCAAAACAGGAACAACAACTTCAGGAATAGCCAATATCACCACTACCGTTGATAGGCAAAGTATCCAATTGAATATCACTGTTGACACAATTGCACCAACCTTAAATGCAACTCTGGATAGTGGACTCTACACTACCACCCAATACGTGAATTTAACAGCAGGCGACAACCTAGACCTGCACCCAATTATTTATTACACCACTAATGGCAGCACCCCAACCGTTTCCAGCACAATATACGCAGCTCCAATCGCCATTACCACAACCACTACTTTAAAATTCATGGCAGTGGACTTTACAGGCAATCAATCTCCAGTGGGCACTTTATATTACATATTCGCATCGGTAGGAAATCTTAACACGGGTATAGGTTATTCCAGTATACAAAACGCCATTAATGACAATTTAACACTTGATGGTCATGTTATTATAGTTGGAAATGGAACCTACACCGAGAACATCTTGGTGAATAAAAATTTAACTCTAATACCTTATGATGGCAACGTGACCATCCAAGCTGCCAATCTCAACAACCCGGTTATCACTATCAATTCCGGTGGAAGTGAGTCTGTAATTTCAGGATTTATCTTAACCGGAGCTACAGGCACGTCTTCCTCTGGTATATATCTTAATCAGGCCAGTAACTGTACCATTGCCGGTAACACTTTAACCAATAATTACTATGGATTGCTTCTTATCAGTTCCCATGATAATATGATATGGGATAATATCTTGACGGGCAATTTAATGGATGCAATTCGACTTAACAGTTCCAATAACAATACCATCTATTCTAACACCATCCAGAATAATAATGGAACTGGAATTTACCTTGCTAACTCATTATACACTTTGATAATGGCAAACACCTTCCAAAACAATTTAATGAATGGGATTGAACTCACAAGTTCCAATAACAGCACAGTTTATGAAAACACCATCACAGGTAATCACCAAAGTGGAATTAAAGCCACATCCTCCTCGGCAGATATCAATTTCAACATAATCGTCGGAAACACTGCCTATGGACTGTACAATCTGGGTAATGGAACTGTTAATGCCACCAATAACTGGTGGGGAACTAATAATCTCACAGTGTCTTCGACCAGTCCCAGTAACATTTACATTGCGGGAGGAGCTGTGACCTATGATCCATGGCTTGTGATTGGTTTAACTGGTTCTACCATTACTGTAACACACAACGGTACTTCTGATTCGGAGATAACTGCAGATTTAACCCAGAATAACCAGGGGGATGATACTTCTGGTTCAGGAACAATACCTGATGGTTTGCCAGTTAATTTTACCACCACACTGGGAACCATTAACAGTACTGCCACTGTTCGTAGCGGTAAGGCAAAGGTAACACTTACTTCCAGCCCGGCAGATGGTGCAACCACAGTTAATGCTACTCTGGGTAGTTTCACTGTTTCCAAATTGTTCCATAAATCGTTCAGTAACATTCAGGATGCTGTTAGTGATTCTTTGACTGTGGATGGTGATGTTATCCTAGTTACCAATGGAACCTACCTTGAGAATGTGGTGATAAGTAAAAATTTAACCATAGTTTCAGAGGGTAATGTAACAGTACAATCATCCAATCCTTCATCACCAGTTTTCACAGTAAATAACTGTATTAACGTGATGATTTATGGATTTAACATGACTGGTGCCACTCAATCATCAGCCATCTACTTAAACAACGCCAATAATTGTTATATTATTGATAACACCATTACAAATGTTGGATTAAACAGTACTGGTGAATTTGGGTATGGAATTTTCATGAATTCCACTACTAACTGTACAGTTTCAGGGAATGTTTTGCAGAATAATTTGGGTGGAATTGATCTTGAGTACTCAAATAACACTCTTTTATCGGGAAATAATGTAACAGGCAGTACGTGTCATGGGATTTATCTTCTCTCCTCAGATAATACCACAGTATCTGAGAATAATCTGACAAATAATGATTTATGTGGCATCTCTATTGAATATTCCAACAGTTTTGTAATTACAGGTAATGATTTTGAGGATAACACCTGTCCGGGTGTTTATTTGTATTATTCTTCTGGAGAGTTTCATTTCAACAGGATACTTGGAAACGGACAATATGGAATTTATAGTAGAGGTGGCACTGTGAATGCTACCAATAACTGGTGGGGTACCAATTACCCGAATACCTATGGGTCCTTGTATCGTGATATTTACGTGTCCAGTGGAACCCTATACTACGATCCCTGGTTGGTTCTCACCGTCACACCCACCTCCTACAAGGTTTCTGAAGGTAAAGTTTATGAAGCAACCATTACCGCAGATTTAAACCATAACAGTGATGGTGAAGAGGTTTCAACTGTGGTTTACACACCGGATGGGATACCGGTTACTTTCACCTCAGATAACAACAGTACCATCACCAACACCAGCTACACAGAGGACGGGAAGGCTTCAGTCACTCTGATATTGGATTCTAGCCTTCAATCTGGTTTGACTAATGTTAATGCTACTTTAGATGTGGGTCATGCTTCTACTTCTGTGGATAGGATTGCTAAAGTAACTATTACCATTGTCAGTTCAGCTATTGACTTGTCCACCAACCAAACACTATACTTAACCTATGAAGTACCGTTAAATGAATCGGTTAGTTGGGTGAGTGTACTTTATAAATCTACCAGCAACGACTTTGGAACATTTCAGAATGAGGTGGATCTGATTGTAAATGGAGAAGTAGTTCAAAATACAACTGTTACCAATTTGAATTACTTTAACAATAAGGATGTGGTTTCTGAAAAGGTTTGGTATAATGTTAATTTCTTGAACTGGTTATTCTCAGAATCTGAAGAATCTGAAATGGCTTTAGATAGTATTGTTTATAGAAATCCTGTTTTGCAGAATTTGACTGGAAAGGCATTGGAAGCGGGGTTATTAACTATAATTCAACAGAATAATGGCTTTACGGATAGTGAAATGCAACTGATCCAGTATCGTAAGTACTTTACAGATTATTTAATAACTTATATTAATTATCCGGGGGATGCTGTTAAGAAGTTTTCATTTGAGGACCCGGATAGTGGTGAGGTTGTGGGAATTAATTTACCTGGTAATCCTATTTTCAGGGAGAGTACTATGATCTATGCCAACGGTGGATACTTCCATGTAGATGATCGCAATGATCCCACTTCTAGAGTTTATAAAAATGAGGGTTATGAGGGTGTGAGGAGTTTTGCTATTGTCACCACTAAAGTTACAGATGAGATGTTACAGTACTGGCTGGACGAGAAAGACAGAACAAATGCAAACGGAACTCTTCTTTACCCTGAAGGACCCATGAAAGCAGCTTATGGAACCTTCTTGGAATCTTTACTGGTGATTAAGTGTCATGATATAGTGGCTGATGCTGCAGCAAACAAATACAATGTCACCTGGAGTCGTACTACTCCGATTGTGGTTTCTGTTTGTGATGATGCTTATGAAACTTATATAACCGGGGAGATGGACCACAGGATGGGAATGGATGTTGTTGGTGATGCAGAAAATGTGAAGGCGTTCCGTTACGCTTGTTCATCATCCTTTTCAGCAATAGAATACTGGGTTGGAAGTGCCTTATTCCCATCAGACAACCCCGCCAGTAACCTTTTAGGTAGTGTAACACTGGGTCTGGGTTATAAGATGTTTAATGGTGAACCATTGGAAATATTTGAAAGCAACGGTTACACCATCATAAGGGCAGTTGGTGATAATCAGAGAATATTGATAATTGATCCTGCAACAGGCTTGGTAAGGGATGCTGGAAGTATAGACTTAAATGACACTATCAGCGGGACCAGATGTTATGGCGACCAACAAACAGAATGGGCCAATGACTATGGTAACGCAATACTTGATAATGAACCAGCTATAAAAAGGGCTGCAGAAACTGGTGAAGATTTAGTCACAGACTGGGGTCAAGACGATATGGGGGACACAGTGCTTGGACTTGCAAGTAGTGTAGCAATATCTGTGGGAGTGGCAATGCTTGTTTGTAGTGGCCCTCCAGGTTGGTTAGCTCTGGCTGTTATTGGATTGGGTGTGGCCGGTTCTTATTTTGCTAGTGATTTGGATGAGGGATGGACTACATCTAGATGGATTAATTTTGGTTTGAATGTAGGGCCTTCTTTGATACCGTTCATTGGAGCTGAAGGTGGTGTTGCAGGTAGGCTTGGTATTAGTTATGTCACGAAAACGGGGGCTAAAAAGATGGTTACAACAATTTCAGGAAATTCTGAGAGTTATGTGATTACAAATATGCCCAAATGGGGTGGTGGCACTTTCACTGGAGGTTATATGAGTACTGTAGAATATGTTAAATATGGAACTACAAAAAGAGTAATAAGAACAGCGTTCGGAGACACAGAACAAGAGGCTGCAAAGAATGCTTTAAAATACACTGTACTGCCTAGCCGTGTTGCAGTGATCGTGAACAACTACAGCCCTGAAATGGACTATTACGGTTCTGTAACATATGATAACATCTCGGATTATTTTGCAACCGTTTAA